One genomic segment of Rubripirellula amarantea includes these proteins:
- a CDS encoding DUF1501 domain-containing protein encodes MNTSLSRRHWLQTFGMGLGGIAASQLLHRDLASAATKRSLGPGVPSGGVINPTHHAPKAKRVIYLFQAGGPSQLESWDYKPLLNEKQGEPLPDSVRNGQRLTGMSGNQAVLPLAGSTFKFNQHGDNGTWVSELMPHMAANVDKIAVIKSMYTEAINHDPAITFLQTGNQISGRPSIGSWLHYGLGSENDNLPSFVVLVTKGKGGQPLYSRLWGSGFLPARYQGVQFRAGKEPVLYLANPPGISSESRRNMLDRLNDLHQLEQDRLGDPGLTTRIEQYEMAYRMQSSVPDVANLADEPQSVLDLYGPDVAKPGSFAANCLLARRLAERGVRFIQLYHQGWDHHGNIPGGMKGQCKDTDQPSAALLQDLEQRGMLEDTLVIWGGEFGRTNYSQGAITATNYGRDHHPRCFSMWMAGGGIKPGISHGETCPFGYNVVSDGVHVRDFHATLLHLMGIDHHRLSVKFQGLDARLTGVEPSRIVTEILA; translated from the coding sequence ATGAATACATCCCTATCGCGTCGACACTGGCTGCAAACCTTTGGCATGGGTCTGGGGGGAATTGCAGCGTCGCAATTGTTGCACCGTGATCTTGCCAGCGCGGCGACAAAACGGTCGTTGGGACCTGGCGTTCCAAGCGGCGGAGTGATTAACCCAACTCACCATGCTCCCAAAGCGAAGCGAGTGATCTACCTTTTTCAAGCAGGCGGTCCGTCGCAGCTTGAATCGTGGGATTACAAGCCATTGCTGAACGAAAAGCAGGGTGAGCCTTTACCGGATTCCGTGCGCAACGGTCAGCGTCTGACTGGAATGTCGGGGAACCAAGCGGTTTTGCCATTGGCTGGGTCAACCTTCAAGTTCAATCAGCACGGTGACAACGGAACCTGGGTCAGCGAATTGATGCCGCATATGGCAGCGAACGTCGACAAGATCGCCGTCATCAAGTCCATGTACACCGAAGCGATCAATCACGATCCAGCCATCACCTTCTTGCAGACCGGAAATCAAATCTCGGGTCGGCCGAGCATCGGGTCTTGGCTGCACTATGGGCTGGGAAGTGAAAACGACAACTTGCCATCTTTCGTCGTGCTGGTCACCAAAGGTAAAGGCGGCCAACCGCTTTACTCGCGATTGTGGGGGTCTGGTTTCTTACCGGCTCGCTACCAGGGTGTTCAGTTTCGTGCGGGCAAGGAACCCGTGCTCTACCTCGCTAATCCACCGGGCATTTCGTCAGAGAGCCGACGGAATATGCTTGATCGACTTAACGACTTGCATCAACTCGAACAGGATCGGCTGGGCGACCCTGGTCTGACCACTCGCATCGAACAGTACGAAATGGCTTATCGGATGCAATCGAGCGTTCCCGATGTGGCCAATCTCGCAGACGAGCCACAGAGTGTTTTGGACCTTTACGGTCCTGATGTCGCGAAGCCGGGATCATTCGCTGCTAATTGCCTGTTGGCTCGTCGTTTGGCCGAGCGGGGCGTGCGGTTCATTCAGTTGTACCATCAAGGATGGGATCATCACGGAAATATTCCCGGCGGCATGAAGGGGCAATGCAAAGACACCGACCAACCTTCCGCCGCTTTGCTGCAAGACTTAGAGCAGCGCGGGATGCTTGAAGACACGTTGGTGATCTGGGGAGGAGAGTTCGGACGCACGAATTATTCGCAGGGTGCGATTACCGCGACGAACTATGGACGCGATCATCATCCACGATGTTTTTCGATGTGGATGGCCGGTGGCGGCATCAAACCTGGAATTAGCCACGGTGAAACGTGCCCCTTTGGTTACAACGTCGTATCCGATGGAGTCCATGTTCGTGACTTTCACGCAACCTTGCTGCACTTGATGGGAATCGACCATCACCGGCTGTCAGTCAAGTTTCAAGGGCTCGACGCTCGGTTGACCGGGGTCGAACCATCAAGAATTGTGACTGAGATCTTGGCGTAG
- a CDS encoding DUF1553 domain-containing protein — MSSFKTCLRAAVLFVCASFATIASGGAPLSFNSDIRPILSEYCYACHGPDEEHRAADLRFDEREPAIDYGAIVEGEPDESLLIERIVSDDPDLIMPPPDSGKVLSAEQKELLAEWIRQGAEYQKHWSFESLPAKVNIPETTTSWPRRGIDAFVAQTHREKGFEPAEEADRATWLRRVTFDLTGLPPTIDELDSFESDDSEDAYEKVVQRLLKSPAYGERMAVMWLDVARYADTFGYQNDIEMEVWPWREWVIKSFNQNMPYDQFLIEQVAGDLIDGASRDQKLATTFNRLHRQTNEGGSVAEEFRLTGITDRTTTAATAFLGLTMECCRCHDHKFDPIKQKEFYALSAYFSDIDEFGLYSHFTFSAPTPAMLLYEGDQEQQHQLAKRAITVAEQNHQDVIEEARKLWQVSVESKTNELPTPREPAFALPLDGEVDGVVGNATRCDGDEAIQCKESPQFGRTSAFSYSLWVKPSVQTPRMVVLHQSRAAEDSGFRGLELTLDDGHPQFSMIHFWPGNAVRVRSIESIPVNDWTHLAVTHDGSGKASGIRIFVNGEMAKVDVIRDKLTRDIRHRDDWHDLDLEKISLSLGARFRDIGFRDGELDDLKVYDLELSRAEVLAIYANVREDAKPSDLGTYLAFEHHALTSNDEIADARNALAEARHAENELIASVREIMTMRHYDDAPETHVLIRGEYTEKDEVVTASTPALSGGLPVAGDDRMDLARWMVDERNPLTSRVIANRMWHLFFGRGIVVSLEDFGSQGSPPAHPELLDYLARSLMDNDWDLQWLCREIVLSSTYRQSSKVSDPKKYEIDPENVWLSRGPKHRLSAEQLRDTVLSASELLVKKIGGPSVMPYQPAGLWKEAGTGKTYNQSTGDGLFRRSMYTYWKRTSPPPTMLTLDATSRESCTPRRELTTTPLQALVFLNDPQYVEASRVLAERLIETNGSDLDARWNELFRRLVSRLPSERERSVLNQLYQEQHAYFADNQTQADDYSKVGTQPTKGSYSPSDLAATSVVVQTIFAYDETIMLR, encoded by the coding sequence ATGTCTTCGTTCAAAACCTGTTTACGTGCAGCGGTCCTCTTTGTTTGCGCGTCGTTCGCCACTATTGCCAGCGGTGGTGCGCCTCTATCGTTTAACTCCGACATCCGACCGATCTTGTCGGAATACTGTTATGCCTGCCACGGACCTGACGAAGAACACCGGGCGGCTGATCTGCGATTTGACGAACGAGAGCCTGCGATTGACTACGGCGCAATCGTCGAAGGCGAGCCCGACGAGAGTCTACTGATTGAGCGGATCGTGTCCGATGATCCTGATTTGATCATGCCACCACCGGATTCAGGAAAGGTGTTGAGCGCCGAGCAGAAGGAGTTGCTTGCCGAGTGGATTCGCCAGGGAGCGGAATATCAAAAGCATTGGTCCTTCGAATCACTGCCGGCAAAGGTCAACATTCCTGAAACCACAACATCGTGGCCGCGACGGGGCATCGACGCTTTCGTTGCCCAAACGCATCGCGAGAAAGGGTTTGAACCTGCCGAAGAAGCCGACCGCGCGACGTGGCTTCGACGGGTAACGTTTGACCTCACGGGACTGCCTCCAACGATTGACGAGCTGGATTCGTTTGAGAGCGATGATTCCGAGGATGCCTACGAGAAAGTGGTTCAACGGTTGCTGAAATCACCAGCGTATGGCGAACGTATGGCGGTAATGTGGTTGGACGTCGCACGATACGCTGACACGTTTGGCTATCAGAACGACATTGAAATGGAAGTGTGGCCGTGGCGAGAGTGGGTGATCAAATCATTCAATCAAAACATGCCTTATGACCAATTCCTGATCGAACAAGTTGCCGGTGACTTGATCGACGGTGCGAGCCGCGACCAAAAGCTCGCCACAACCTTTAACCGATTGCACCGGCAAACCAACGAAGGCGGCAGCGTTGCTGAGGAGTTTCGATTGACCGGTATCACGGACCGAACCACCACCGCGGCAACCGCGTTTCTCGGTCTGACGATGGAATGTTGCCGGTGCCATGATCACAAGTTTGATCCCATCAAGCAAAAAGAGTTCTACGCGTTGTCCGCGTACTTTTCTGACATCGATGAATTCGGGCTCTATTCGCACTTCACGTTTTCAGCGCCAACGCCAGCAATGCTGCTTTACGAAGGCGACCAGGAACAACAGCATCAGTTAGCAAAACGGGCCATTACGGTAGCTGAGCAGAACCACCAGGACGTGATTGAGGAAGCACGAAAACTTTGGCAAGTCAGCGTTGAGTCCAAGACGAATGAGTTGCCAACTCCTCGCGAACCCGCGTTCGCTTTACCGCTCGATGGCGAAGTTGATGGCGTCGTCGGCAATGCCACACGTTGCGACGGCGATGAGGCAATCCAATGCAAGGAATCGCCACAGTTCGGCCGGACCTCTGCGTTCTCGTATAGCCTTTGGGTGAAGCCAAGCGTCCAAACGCCTCGAATGGTTGTGCTGCACCAATCGCGAGCCGCTGAAGATTCTGGATTCCGCGGACTCGAACTTACCCTTGACGATGGACACCCTCAATTCTCAATGATCCATTTTTGGCCGGGCAATGCCGTAAGGGTTCGTTCGATAGAGTCGATTCCCGTGAACGATTGGACTCACCTCGCGGTCACTCACGACGGCAGCGGGAAAGCGTCGGGCATTCGGATTTTCGTCAACGGCGAAATGGCGAAGGTCGATGTCATTCGTGACAAGTTGACTCGCGACATTCGACACCGCGACGATTGGCACGACTTGGATCTGGAAAAGATTTCGCTTTCGTTAGGTGCCCGTTTTCGTGATATCGGTTTCCGCGACGGGGAACTGGACGATTTGAAAGTCTATGATTTGGAGCTTTCACGCGCTGAAGTTCTCGCGATCTATGCAAACGTACGCGAAGATGCAAAGCCAAGTGATTTGGGCACGTACCTAGCGTTTGAACATCACGCACTGACATCAAACGACGAGATCGCTGATGCGAGGAATGCGTTGGCAGAGGCGCGTCATGCCGAGAATGAACTGATCGCATCGGTGCGTGAGATCATGACGATGCGTCACTACGACGACGCTCCTGAAACACACGTGCTGATTCGCGGCGAGTACACCGAAAAGGACGAAGTCGTGACCGCGAGTACGCCGGCGTTATCAGGTGGTCTACCGGTTGCCGGCGATGATCGCATGGACTTGGCTCGTTGGATGGTTGATGAGCGGAACCCGTTGACATCACGGGTGATCGCTAACCGCATGTGGCACCTGTTCTTCGGCCGCGGGATTGTTGTTTCGCTCGAAGACTTTGGCTCGCAGGGGTCGCCACCTGCTCATCCGGAACTGCTGGACTACTTGGCTCGTTCATTGATGGACAACGATTGGGACTTACAGTGGTTGTGCCGCGAAATCGTGCTTTCCTCGACCTACCGGCAATCTTCGAAGGTAAGCGATCCAAAGAAATATGAAATTGATCCCGAAAACGTTTGGTTGTCGCGAGGTCCCAAGCATCGACTTTCAGCGGAACAGTTACGCGATACCGTTTTGTCGGCGTCGGAATTGTTGGTGAAGAAGATTGGCGGACCGAGCGTTATGCCCTACCAACCTGCTGGATTATGGAAAGAAGCTGGCACCGGAAAGACATACAACCAATCAACCGGTGACGGGCTGTTTCGACGTAGCATGTACACGTATTGGAAACGTACGTCACCGCCACCAACCATGCTGACTTTAGATGCGACCAGTCGCGAAAGTTGCACACCGCGTCGCGAATTGACGACCACTCCGCTTCAAGCTTTGGTGTTCCTGAACGATCCGCAGTACGTCGAGGCCTCGCGAGTGCTGGCCGAACGATTGATCGAGACCAACGGTTCCGATCTCGATGCTCGCTGGAACGAATTGTTCCGACGCTTAGTGAGTCGCTTGCCGAGTGAACGCGAACGGAGTGTTCTCAACCAACTGTACCAAGAGCAACACGCTTACTTTGCCGACAATCAAACTCAGGCCGACGACTACTCCAAAGTCGGAACTCAGCCAACCAAGGGTTCCTATTCACCGAGTGACCTAGCGGCAACTTCAGTCGTGGTGCAGACCATCTTTGCCTACGATGAAACGATCATGCTTCGCTAA
- the katG gene encoding catalase/peroxidase HPI yields the protein MGAIAEPGTRNTAAGAYSNGDWWPNQLNLQILHQNSRKSNPMGDDFDYATEFGKLDLKAVKADINALLTSSQDWWPADYGNYGPFFIRMAWHSAGTYRVTDGRGGAGYGTQRFAPLNSWPDNGNLDKARRLLWPIKQKYGKSISWADLMVLTGNCALENMGFETMGFAGGRADVWEPQLDINWGPETEWLGDMRYSGDRELANPLAAVQMGLIYVNPEGPNGKPDPLAAAKDVRDTFGRMAMNDEETVALIAGGHTFGKAHGAADPSKYVGPAPEGGSLEEQGLGWKNTFGTGNAGDTITSGLEGAWTSTPAAWSHDYFSNMFAHEWELTKSPAGAHQWTPKGDKANGTVPDAHDDSKSHAPIMFTTDLALKMDPAYGKISKRFHDHPEEFEAAFAKAWYKLTHRDMGPYSRCLGPEVAEPQLWQDPVPAVDHPLINEQDVAELKGKLLDSGLSVSQLVRTAWASASTFRGSDKRGGANGARIRLAPQKDWAVNQPEQLGDVLDKLTKVQKDFNAANGEKKVSLADVIVLGGVAAVEKAAKDAGHEIKVPFAPGRTDASQAQTDVDSFEPLEPRTDGFRNYFGHTELDRPASESLVDRASLLNLTAPEMTVLVGGLRVLNANADDLNLGVLTDQPGVLTNDFFVNLLDMGTVWQKSNVCEHFFEGVDRETGDLKWKASSVDLVFGSNSQLRAISEVYASNDSKRKFADDFVAAWTKVMNSDRFDLDPSSRRGEEATHLTSK from the coding sequence ATGGGAGCCATTGCGGAACCTGGCACTCGGAACACCGCCGCGGGCGCCTATTCCAATGGCGATTGGTGGCCGAACCAACTCAACCTTCAAATCCTTCATCAGAATTCTCGAAAGAGCAATCCGATGGGGGACGACTTTGATTACGCCACGGAGTTTGGCAAGCTTGATCTGAAGGCGGTCAAAGCGGACATCAACGCGTTGCTAACATCGTCGCAAGATTGGTGGCCGGCGGACTACGGAAACTACGGTCCGTTTTTTATACGGATGGCTTGGCACAGTGCCGGTACCTATCGTGTCACCGATGGTCGTGGTGGTGCGGGTTATGGAACCCAGCGATTCGCGCCGTTGAACAGTTGGCCGGACAATGGCAACCTGGACAAAGCGCGTCGTCTGTTATGGCCGATCAAACAAAAGTACGGAAAGAGCATCTCGTGGGCAGACTTGATGGTGCTGACCGGGAACTGCGCACTTGAGAACATGGGCTTCGAAACCATGGGCTTCGCGGGCGGTCGCGCCGACGTGTGGGAACCTCAACTAGACATCAATTGGGGGCCTGAGACCGAATGGCTCGGCGACATGCGTTATAGCGGTGATCGAGAACTCGCCAATCCGCTCGCTGCGGTCCAGATGGGTTTGATTTATGTGAACCCGGAAGGTCCCAACGGCAAGCCAGACCCACTTGCCGCTGCGAAGGACGTCCGGGATACGTTTGGCCGAATGGCGATGAACGATGAAGAAACAGTCGCGCTGATTGCGGGCGGGCATACGTTTGGGAAAGCCCACGGGGCAGCGGACCCAAGCAAGTATGTGGGACCGGCACCGGAAGGTGGCAGCCTAGAAGAACAGGGCTTGGGATGGAAAAACACCTTCGGCACTGGAAACGCGGGCGACACAATCACCAGTGGTCTTGAAGGCGCTTGGACGTCCACTCCAGCGGCATGGTCGCACGATTACTTTAGCAACATGTTCGCGCACGAATGGGAGCTCACCAAGAGTCCCGCTGGCGCGCATCAATGGACTCCCAAGGGCGACAAAGCCAATGGCACGGTGCCCGATGCGCACGACGATTCCAAATCCCATGCTCCGATCATGTTCACGACTGACTTAGCGTTGAAGATGGATCCAGCTTACGGAAAGATTTCGAAACGTTTCCACGATCACCCCGAAGAGTTTGAAGCGGCGTTTGCCAAGGCTTGGTACAAGCTCACTCATCGCGATATGGGTCCCTACTCGCGGTGCCTTGGGCCTGAAGTTGCCGAGCCTCAGTTGTGGCAAGACCCTGTGCCTGCGGTCGATCACCCATTGATCAACGAACAGGATGTCGCGGAACTGAAGGGCAAGTTGTTGGACTCTGGGCTATCGGTTTCACAACTCGTGCGTACCGCATGGGCGTCAGCGTCCACTTTCCGTGGTAGTGACAAACGAGGCGGTGCTAATGGTGCACGAATTCGCTTGGCACCACAAAAGGATTGGGCGGTCAATCAACCCGAACAACTCGGTGACGTGTTGGATAAGTTGACCAAGGTGCAGAAGGATTTTAATGCTGCCAACGGTGAAAAGAAAGTTTCGCTAGCCGATGTGATCGTGCTCGGTGGGGTTGCCGCGGTTGAAAAGGCGGCCAAGGACGCTGGGCATGAAATCAAAGTTCCTTTTGCACCAGGTCGCACCGACGCTTCGCAGGCACAAACCGATGTGGATTCATTTGAACCACTGGAACCCAGAACCGATGGCTTCCGTAACTACTTTGGTCACACGGAGCTCGATCGCCCCGCCAGCGAGTCGCTGGTTGACCGGGCAAGTCTATTGAATCTGACCGCACCCGAAATGACGGTGCTGGTTGGCGGATTGCGAGTTCTCAATGCGAACGCCGACGACTTGAACCTTGGCGTTTTGACAGACCAGCCGGGAGTGCTAACGAACGACTTCTTTGTCAACTTGCTTGACATGGGAACGGTCTGGCAAAAGTCCAATGTGTGTGAGCACTTCTTCGAAGGAGTGGACCGAGAAACGGGCGACCTGAAGTGGAAGGCATCTTCGGTAGATCTTGTGTTTGGATCGAATTCGCAATTGCGAGCGATCTCGGAAGTCTACGCAAGTAATGATTCGAAGCGGAAGTTCGCGGACGACTTCGTTGCTGCGTGGACCAAGGTTATGAATTCCGATCGCTTCGACTTGGATCCTTCATCGCGACGTGGCGAAGAAGCAACCCATTTGACGTCGAAGTAA
- a CDS encoding ANTAR domain-containing protein has product MNAIDAGKFETDAPTPVGAKRRVLVGEFRDEVFADLEGLFAKLGYDVSRATFGGMVSSMVHDLRPNLVLVNERFADQSGWLVASKLQMFTIPPKVWLYACQLPSQVTIQKSVCGIEEVLSYRGILSLLHRQILDRIALLQSVSDNEDSRV; this is encoded by the coding sequence GTGAATGCTATTGATGCAGGGAAGTTTGAGACCGATGCGCCCACGCCCGTCGGTGCCAAACGCCGAGTGCTTGTTGGCGAATTTCGGGATGAAGTATTCGCTGATCTAGAGGGCCTGTTTGCGAAGCTGGGATATGACGTATCTCGCGCCACTTTCGGTGGAATGGTGTCGTCGATGGTTCACGATTTGCGCCCCAATTTAGTGCTGGTGAACGAACGTTTCGCTGACCAAAGTGGCTGGTTAGTGGCCAGCAAATTGCAGATGTTTACAATTCCACCAAAAGTTTGGTTGTACGCATGCCAATTGCCGTCTCAAGTTACTATTCAAAAATCGGTTTGCGGCATTGAAGAAGTACTTTCGTATCGCGGTATTCTAAGTCTTTTGCATCGCCAGATTCTCGATCGCATCGCTCTGTTGCAATCGGTTTCAGATAACGAAGACAGTCGCGTATGA
- a CDS encoding heavy metal translocating P-type ATPase has translation MNKEKIELRLLLPTVTHSDDACITRLSELLQSKAGVDAAHISASEAEQPDRICIHYDPRIVSIGEVRELAHRAGVELHQRYGHWLSQASPMHARRASAIESRLGRIPGVIEASVTAEGMVRAEYDRQLTNASTIESTLASWTKEVSLKGGSPSVKKDDGTCHAHAGHDHSHGGIFGPRSELIFAVLCGVFLVSGWLIATLETFDPWVAWMFYILAYGFGGYFTVTEAIEKIRAGKFEIDFLMIVAAAGAASLGAWAEGAFLLFLFSIGHAMEGYAMGRAKHAIESLSQLAPRIARVRRDGAESEIAVEDLVVGDVVIVKPDERLAADGFVVAGESSVDQSPITGESMPVEKQPVRDVHLASLNVEDLSSEYRVFAGTINQAGVLEIQVTKIASESTLSRIVTMVNEAETRVSPTQKFTKKFERYFVPTVVAGVLLLIFTPLVLEESFGESFYRAMAVLVAASPCALAIATPSAVLSGIARAARDGVLIKGGGPLEALGSLDAIAFDKTGTLTEGKPKVTDVHPADNVDEAELLRNAVAVQELSKHPLARAVVRDGRNRLATLNDTSASDHAESPIGIPHASDLKSITGRGLEAVVDGEVVHVGKDDLFSEVAGEPLSKAIRNIVETLERGGRTTMVVRRGNRYLGVIGLMDAPRRASTRTILRLREMGIRRMVMISGDNQQVADAVAKAIGIEEAFGDLMPEDKVAEVRKLQANGGVAMVGDGVNDAPAMASAAVGIAMGAAGSDVALETADIALMADKLENLPLAIGVSRQARRIIQQNLWMSLGMVVLLVPATILGLNIGPAVVLHEGSTLVVVFNALRLLAYKPNSPAAN, from the coding sequence ATGAACAAAGAAAAGATTGAACTTCGTTTACTGCTGCCAACCGTTACCCATTCCGATGATGCCTGCATCACCCGTCTATCTGAATTGCTGCAGTCGAAGGCTGGTGTTGATGCGGCACATATATCCGCGTCCGAGGCAGAGCAACCTGATCGCATTTGCATTCACTACGATCCTCGCATCGTATCGATCGGTGAGGTTCGTGAACTCGCGCACCGCGCCGGCGTCGAACTGCACCAGCGGTACGGACACTGGCTAAGTCAGGCTTCGCCCATGCACGCGAGGCGGGCCAGTGCAATCGAATCGCGATTAGGACGAATCCCAGGTGTGATCGAAGCGTCGGTCACGGCCGAAGGAATGGTTCGTGCTGAATACGATCGACAATTGACCAACGCATCGACGATCGAGAGCACACTGGCAAGTTGGACGAAAGAGGTTTCGTTGAAGGGCGGCAGTCCGAGCGTCAAGAAAGACGATGGAACGTGTCACGCCCACGCTGGCCACGATCATTCACACGGTGGAATCTTCGGGCCCCGATCAGAATTGATTTTCGCAGTGTTGTGCGGCGTCTTTCTGGTTTCCGGATGGCTGATAGCGACACTCGAAACGTTCGACCCTTGGGTCGCTTGGATGTTCTACATCCTTGCCTACGGATTTGGTGGATATTTCACCGTCACGGAAGCAATCGAAAAGATTCGCGCTGGAAAGTTTGAGATCGACTTTTTGATGATCGTCGCCGCGGCAGGTGCAGCTTCGCTTGGGGCATGGGCCGAGGGGGCGTTCCTGCTGTTTCTATTTAGTATCGGCCACGCGATGGAGGGATACGCGATGGGCCGTGCAAAGCACGCCATCGAGTCGTTGTCGCAGTTAGCCCCGCGTATCGCTCGTGTTCGTCGAGATGGTGCGGAATCTGAAATCGCCGTCGAGGACCTTGTGGTGGGTGACGTCGTGATTGTTAAACCAGACGAACGACTCGCGGCCGATGGGTTTGTGGTCGCGGGCGAGAGCAGCGTCGATCAATCTCCCATCACTGGCGAAAGCATGCCCGTCGAGAAGCAACCGGTTCGTGACGTGCACTTGGCCTCGCTGAATGTGGAAGACCTTTCCTCTGAATATCGAGTCTTCGCTGGAACCATCAATCAAGCCGGCGTGCTTGAAATACAGGTGACGAAGATCGCATCGGAGAGCACGCTGTCACGAATCGTGACCATGGTCAATGAGGCAGAAACGAGAGTTTCGCCGACTCAGAAGTTCACAAAGAAGTTTGAGCGATACTTTGTTCCAACCGTGGTGGCGGGGGTTCTGTTGCTGATCTTCACGCCGCTCGTATTGGAGGAATCTTTTGGCGAATCGTTCTACCGAGCGATGGCCGTTTTGGTAGCGGCAAGTCCGTGCGCGCTCGCGATTGCAACGCCTAGCGCGGTCCTTAGCGGAATCGCTCGCGCGGCGCGTGACGGAGTGCTTATCAAAGGAGGTGGCCCCTTGGAAGCACTCGGGAGTCTCGACGCTATCGCGTTTGACAAAACGGGAACACTGACGGAAGGCAAACCCAAAGTTACCGATGTTCATCCTGCTGATAATGTCGACGAAGCCGAGTTGCTGCGAAACGCTGTTGCTGTCCAAGAACTAAGCAAACATCCGCTAGCGCGCGCGGTGGTTCGCGATGGTCGAAATAGGCTCGCGACACTGAATGACACATCAGCGTCTGACCACGCAGAAAGCCCGATAGGCATCCCTCATGCAAGCGACTTGAAAAGTATTACCGGCCGCGGTCTCGAAGCGGTCGTTGACGGTGAAGTGGTGCATGTCGGAAAGGACGACCTGTTTAGTGAAGTCGCGGGCGAGCCACTGTCGAAAGCGATCCGGAACATCGTCGAGACACTTGAGCGGGGCGGGCGGACAACCATGGTGGTGCGCCGTGGGAATCGCTACCTAGGTGTCATTGGTTTGATGGACGCCCCACGAAGAGCGTCCACTCGAACCATCTTGCGGCTTCGTGAGATGGGCATCCGTCGGATGGTCATGATTAGCGGTGACAACCAACAAGTCGCTGATGCAGTGGCCAAGGCGATAGGAATCGAAGAAGCGTTTGGTGACCTGATGCCCGAAGACAAGGTCGCTGAGGTTCGCAAACTGCAAGCGAATGGTGGAGTCGCGATGGTGGGTGACGGAGTCAACGACGCACCTGCAATGGCATCCGCGGCGGTCGGAATCGCGATGGGAGCCGCCGGCAGTGACGTGGCGCTCGAAACTGCTGATATCGCACTGATGGCTGATAAGCTCGAAAATCTTCCATTGGCCATCGGGGTTAGTCGTCAGGCACGGCGAATCATCCAACAAAACCTTTGGATGAGTTTGGGGATGGTTGTTCTGCTTGTCCCGGCCACGATTTTGGGTTTGAACATTGGACCAGCGGTGGTGTTACACGAAGGCAGCACTCTTGTTGTCGTTTTCAATGCCCTGCGTTTACTGGCCTATAAACCGAACTCTCCGGCGGCAAACTAG
- a CDS encoding zinc ribbon domain-containing protein YjdM, whose amino-acid sequence MSDLPPCPECNSEYTYEDGVLLVCPTCAHEWTASEPEPVEDDATRDSNGNVLENGDTIVVIKDLKFRGGVVKGGTKVKNIRIVDGDHDIDCKIDGIGAMALKSEFVKKA is encoded by the coding sequence ATGAGCGACCTTCCTCCATGCCCCGAATGCAATTCTGAATACACCTACGAAGACGGTGTGCTGCTGGTCTGCCCCACCTGTGCTCATGAATGGACCGCGTCGGAACCGGAACCAGTCGAAGATGACGCGACTCGTGATTCCAACGGGAACGTGCTTGAAAACGGTGACACGATCGTGGTCATCAAAGACCTGAAGTTTAGGGGCGGCGTCGTGAAGGGTGGCACCAAGGTCAAGAACATTCGCATCGTTGATGGTGATCACGACATCGATTGCAAAATCGACGGAATTGGAGCCATGGCTTTGAAATCAGAGTTCGTGAAGAAGGCGTAA